The Moraxella haemolytica genome window below encodes:
- a CDS encoding KpsF/GutQ family sugar-phosphate isomerase: MINTQINESNQYSHRAYSTDFIQEAINAIRTEQQALDLLIDELDERFSQACELILSCQRRVVVTGMGKSGHIGRKIAATLASTGTPAFFVHPGEAGHGDLGMLVKGDVLIAISNSGESDEIRMLIPVVKQLDIPLISISRDGRGFLPQSADIALTLGKSEEACPLGLAPTSSTTATLALGDALAVALLHARGFTSNDFALSHPAGALGRKLLTRVQDLMHTENLPVVNHDASLHETLLVMTSGRLGLAVVMNDIDEVVGVFTDGDLRRKLAGSTKLTVKIGDIMTNSPKHTTKEVRASDALSMMNEYSISQLLVLDEGKLVGVLSIHDVIQVGVS, from the coding sequence ATGATAAATACTCAAATAAACGAATCAAATCAGTACTCACACAGGGCTTACAGTACAGATTTTATCCAAGAAGCAATCAACGCCATCCGCACAGAACAGCAAGCTCTTGATTTGCTGATTGATGAGCTTGATGAACGCTTTAGTCAGGCGTGCGAGCTGATTTTGTCATGCCAAAGGCGAGTGGTTGTAACAGGCATGGGAAAATCAGGGCATATTGGACGCAAGATTGCAGCGACTTTGGCGTCAACAGGCACGCCTGCCTTTTTTGTGCATCCTGGTGAAGCAGGGCATGGCGATTTGGGTATGCTAGTCAAAGGCGATGTATTGATTGCCATTTCTAATTCTGGCGAGTCCGATGAGATTCGTATGCTGATTCCTGTGGTAAAGCAACTTGATATCCCACTTATCAGTATCAGTCGTGATGGTCGTGGTTTTTTGCCACAGTCGGCGGACATTGCTTTGACTTTGGGCAAATCAGAAGAAGCATGCCCATTGGGTCTGGCTCCTACATCAAGCACAACGGCAACACTGGCATTGGGCGATGCATTGGCGGTAGCACTATTGCACGCACGAGGCTTTACTAGCAATGACTTTGCTCTTTCACACCCAGCAGGGGCTTTGGGGCGTAAGTTGCTTACTCGAGTGCAAGATTTGATGCACACAGAAAACCTGCCTGTAGTCAATCATGATGCCAGTTTGCACGAGACATTGCTTGTGATGACCAGCGGTCGTTTGGGGCTTGCGGTGGTGATGAATGATATTGATGAGGTAGTGGGTGTCTTTACCGATGGCGATTTACGCCGAAAATTGGCAGGGTCTACCAAATTGACCGTTAAGATTGGCGACATCATGACCAATAGTCCCAAACATACCACCAAAGAAGTCCGAGCATCGGATGCACTTAGCATGATGAATGAATACAGCATCAGTCAGTTGCTTGTTTTAGATGAGGGAAAACTGGTGGGTGTGCTAAGCATTCATGATGTGATACAAGTTGGAGTAAGCTAA
- the ubiA gene encoding 4-hydroxybenzoate octaprenyltransferase gives MNFLDKLIAWLELTRFDKPVGTELLLYPTLWAVFLANAKLGQLPSVRYVLIFALGAILMRAAGCAINDYADRKVDGQVKRTKNRPLADGRLSARTAVLSFVVLVLLSASLLFFLPVQVFYWSLVAVALAFIYPFMKRYTHLPQVVLAAAFGWAIPMAYVASTGNVDFWGWLLFVAYMCWTVAYDTQYAMCDRDDDLKVGVKSTAILFGRYDVMIVCVLNAVFLGLMTWVFHHYFTAWTKWLLLPVVGLFVYQYTLIAHRERLSCFKSFRHNVWVGRYVFLVTVVACVWHFG, from the coding sequence ATGAATTTTTTGGATAAACTCATCGCTTGGCTTGAGCTGACTCGCTTTGATAAACCTGTTGGTACAGAGTTGTTGCTATATCCGACTTTATGGGCAGTATTTTTGGCGAATGCAAAACTTGGGCAACTGCCTAGTGTGCGGTATGTGTTGATTTTTGCACTTGGGGCGATTCTTATGCGGGCGGCAGGCTGTGCCATCAATGATTATGCGGATCGCAAGGTTGATGGGCAAGTCAAGCGAACCAAAAATCGCCCATTGGCAGATGGTAGACTGTCTGCTCGTACGGCGGTGCTAAGTTTTGTGGTACTGGTTTTATTATCGGCAAGTTTGTTGTTTTTTTTGCCTGTGCAGGTGTTTTATTGGTCGCTTGTGGCGGTCGCTCTTGCCTTTATTTATCCGTTTATGAAGCGATATACGCATCTGCCACAAGTGGTACTGGCGGCGGCATTTGGCTGGGCAATACCGATGGCGTATGTTGCTAGTACTGGCAATGTTGATTTTTGGGGCTGGTTGTTGTTTGTTGCGTATATGTGCTGGACGGTGGCTTATGACACCCAGTATGCCATGTGTGATAGAGACGATGACCTAAAAGTGGGCGTAAAATCGACCGCTATTTTATTTGGTCGCTACGATGTGATGATTGTTTGTGTGCTAAATGCTGTATTTTTGGGGTTGATGACATGGGTATTTCATCATTATTTTACAGCATGGACAAAATGGCTTTTGTTGCCTGTGGTGGGGTTATTTGTCTATCAATACACTTTGATTGCTCATCGTGAACGCCTGTCTTGCTTTAAATCATTTCGCCATAATGTATGGGTGGGTCGTTATGTCTTTTTAGTGACGGTAGTTGCGTGTGTGTGGCACTTTGGTTAA
- a CDS encoding class I SAM-dependent methyltransferase — MDILVVGTDADARIFDELVLLSAQYDLPLTLSFKLLSKVNDKFILTTILDYPDSTIIAIIKNSPAIIWASDNGIMKSSLHWQALTKRIVNAGRKSELILQACKLNAQMTVIDGMAGFGHDGLILASTGVQLHMMERQPLMALLLFYEHGLMSGNQNWQKLLSCIHIHYGDFLLSELGLPKVDLVYLDPMFPADSYTAKVGKNMQVLHELAPPPSSDDERLLLTQAMRTAVCGGRVVVKRPISAPYLSGQIPAQSIANDAIRFDRYQVTTS; from the coding sequence ATGGATATTTTGGTTGTTGGTACAGATGCTGATGCTAGGATTTTTGATGAGCTTGTCTTGTTGAGTGCTCAATATGATTTGCCACTGACTTTATCCTTTAAACTGCTATCAAAGGTGAATGATAAGTTTATCTTGACAACCATCTTGGATTATCCGGATAGTACCATCATTGCCATCATAAAAAACAGTCCTGCCATCATTTGGGCAAGCGATAATGGCATCATGAAATCATCACTTCACTGGCAAGCATTGACCAAACGAATCGTTAATGCAGGGCGAAAGTCTGAGTTGATTTTGCAGGCGTGTAAATTGAACGCTCAGATGACAGTGATTGATGGTATGGCAGGTTTTGGGCATGATGGGTTGATTTTGGCGAGTACGGGCGTGCAGTTGCACATGATGGAGCGACAGCCACTCATGGCGTTGTTGCTATTTTATGAGCATGGACTGATGAGTGGCAATCAAAACTGGCAAAAATTACTGTCTTGCATTCATATTCATTATGGGGATTTTTTACTAAGTGAGCTTGGGTTACCAAAGGTGGATTTGGTGTATCTTGACCCCATGTTTCCTGCTGACAGCTACACCGCCAAAGTGGGCAAGAATATGCAGGTGCTACATGAGCTAGCACCGCCACCAAGTAGTGATGATGAACGACTGCTTTTGACGCAGGCAATGCGTACGGCGGTCTGCGGTGGTAGGGTGGTTGTCAAGCGTCCAATATCTGCCCCTTATCTGTCTGGTCAAATACCGGCACAAAGCATCGCCAATGATGCGATTCGCTTTGATAGATATCAAGTAACAACATCTTGA
- a CDS encoding undecaprenyl-diphosphate phosphatase, translating into MDILLFLKAIVMGIVEGVTEFLPISSTGYMILSADIMEFWDKDKRNLFIVFVQLGAILAVIYDYWGRLWTALMGLLTGKSSNMSNPRLLGMALIVATLAVMVAGFTLKDFITDVLFHPLIVAMMLIIGAILIIYVEKHPKAVQAQEAEHIDVKMALKIGLVQCLALIPGTSRSGSTIIGALWFGASRKAATEFSFFLGIPVIIGAALLDLLSNKDVLQMGQDWAVLAVGTAVSFIVALLCIRLMVAWVSKKDFMIFAYLRIITGLAVLVVYFLFDYQIQG; encoded by the coding sequence ATGGATATTTTACTTTTCTTAAAAGCTATTGTCATGGGCATCGTTGAAGGTGTGACGGAATTTTTGCCCATATCAAGTACAGGCTACATGATTTTATCTGCCGATATCATGGAGTTTTGGGATAAGGACAAACGAAATTTGTTTATCGTTTTTGTTCAACTTGGGGCGATTTTGGCGGTGATTTATGACTATTGGGGACGGCTATGGACAGCGTTGATGGGGTTATTGACGGGTAAGTCGAGCAACATGAGTAACCCTAGATTGCTAGGCATGGCACTTATTGTTGCCACACTGGCTGTCATGGTGGCGGGTTTTACGCTAAAAGATTTTATTACAGATGTGTTGTTTCATCCACTCATTGTGGCGATGATGCTAATCATTGGGGCGATACTTATTATTTATGTTGAAAAACACCCAAAGGCAGTTCAGGCACAAGAAGCTGAACACATTGATGTTAAAATGGCATTAAAGATTGGTTTGGTGCAGTGTTTGGCACTCATACCTGGCACAAGCCGTTCGGGTTCGACCATCATTGGTGCATTATGGTTTGGGGCATCTCGCAAGGCAGCGACCGAGTTTTCGTTCTTTTTGGGTATTCCTGTGATTATCGGTGCGGCACTTTTGGATTTATTAAGTAATAAAGATGTGCTACAGATGGGGCAGGATTGGGCGGTTTTGGCAGTAGGAACGGCAGTTTCGTTCATCGTGGCATTGCTGTGCATTCGTTTGATGGTGGCATGGGTGTCCAAAAAAGACTTTATGATTTTTGCGTATTTGCGTATTATTACAGGGTTGGCGGTGCTAGTGGTTTATTTTCTTTTTGACTATCAGATTCAAGGCTGA
- the tsaB gene encoding tRNA (adenosine(37)-N6)-threonylcarbamoyltransferase complex dimerization subunit type 1 TsaB translates to MLVAFDTIFDQCAIAVMTADGQMIYDKSVAGSRGQTEIILPMLDEALNELGIDVKEVLAWAFNRGPGAFSGIRINTAVVQALSVANDAPCVGISSLKALAHALISKKNLPNNSRITSVIDARQNQVYAGDFVLADGALVVKDEYLLDYDSVVVSDVIVGNGADLIQSTAQKLNLEPTAYHIAQLAYPIWQAGGAISAEQALPVYLRHNAWKTLAEQGKKQAN, encoded by the coding sequence ATGTTAGTTGCATTTGATACTATTTTTGATCAATGTGCCATTGCTGTGATGACTGCTGATGGGCAGATGATTTATGATAAGTCGGTGGCAGGTTCTCGTGGTCAGACAGAGATTATCCTGCCGATGCTTGATGAGGCTTTGAATGAGCTTGGTATTGATGTCAAAGAGGTTTTGGCATGGGCGTTCAATCGAGGGCCTGGTGCATTTAGTGGTATCCGCATCAATACAGCGGTGGTACAGGCATTATCGGTGGCAAATGATGCCCCATGTGTCGGTATTTCAAGCCTTAAGGCATTGGCACATGCGTTAATATCCAAAAAAAATCTACCCAATAACAGCCGTATTACCAGTGTGATAGATGCCAGACAAAACCAAGTTTATGCAGGTGATTTTGTGTTAGCTGATGGTGCTTTGGTAGTCAAAGATGAATACCTGCTGGATTATGACAGCGTGGTTGTTTCTGATGTCATTGTGGGCAATGGTGCTGATTTAATACAAAGCACGGCACAAAAATTAAACTTAGAGCCTACCGCTTATCACATCGCACAGCTTGCTTATCCGATATGGCAAGCAGGTGGTGCGATCAGTGCTGAGCAGGCTTTGCCAGTGTATCTACGCCATAATGCCTGGAAAACACTTGCCGAACAAGGTAAAAAACAAGCGAATTGA
- the ffh gene encoding signal recognition particle protein gives MFDTLTERLSDSLRNIAGTGQLTEDNIKDTLREVRMALLEADVALPVAREFVAKVKEKALGQEVLKELAPGQAFVKIVYDELTEMMGSANQSLEMTGKSPVVYLLAGLQGAGKTTTAGKLAKYIQDKQKKKVMLVSADVYRPAAINQLEFVAGQVGAMFVPSSVSENPIDIARRAIEEAKIKYADILIIDTAGRLAIDEEMMDEIKALTAAVNPTETLFVVDSMTGQDAANTAKAFNDALPLTGVILTKTDGDARGGAALSVRAITGKPIKFLGRGEKLEALELFHPERIAQRILGMGDVLSLVEEVENKIDREQAERMAKKLQKGGEFDLEDLLNQFQQMKNLGGMAGFLDKMPGMGGADLQKAMEEAKPEEKVKEMEALIHSMTPFERQNPDKITPSRKRRIAAGSGKQIQDVNRLLKQHKQMAKMMKMISRPDGIGKMIKAVQGLTKGMSGGGGPLFGGAGKAQAGMSEAQMKQSMAELGLNPNNMPSMEEMQKRMQAMEGQFPNFKKRF, from the coding sequence ATGTTTGATACGCTAACCGAACGACTTTCTGACAGCCTTCGCAACATCGCTGGTACAGGACAGTTGACTGAAGATAACATTAAAGATACACTGCGTGAAGTGCGTATGGCACTTTTAGAGGCGGATGTGGCACTACCTGTAGCTCGTGAATTTGTCGCTAAGGTCAAAGAAAAGGCATTGGGTCAAGAGGTGCTCAAAGAGCTTGCTCCAGGTCAGGCTTTTGTTAAAATCGTTTATGATGAACTTACCGAGATGATGGGTTCTGCCAATCAGTCTTTGGAGATGACAGGAAAATCGCCTGTTGTCTATCTGTTGGCAGGTCTGCAGGGTGCAGGTAAAACCACGACTGCAGGTAAACTTGCCAAATACATTCAAGATAAACAAAAGAAAAAAGTCATGCTTGTGTCGGCTGATGTATACCGTCCTGCTGCCATTAATCAGCTTGAATTTGTCGCAGGGCAAGTTGGGGCGATGTTCGTGCCATCAAGTGTGAGCGAAAACCCTATTGATATTGCCCGCCGTGCTATTGAAGAAGCAAAAATCAAGTATGCCGATATCCTAATTATTGATACTGCAGGTCGCTTGGCGATTGATGAGGAGATGATGGATGAGATTAAGGCATTAACAGCAGCGGTCAACCCAACCGAGACTTTGTTTGTTGTGGATAGCATGACAGGTCAGGATGCGGCTAATACCGCCAAAGCCTTTAATGACGCATTGCCGTTGACAGGTGTCATTTTGACCAAAACTGATGGCGATGCTCGAGGTGGGGCGGCGTTGTCGGTGCGTGCCATCACAGGCAAGCCGATTAAGTTTTTGGGTCGTGGTGAGAAACTAGAAGCACTGGAGTTATTCCACCCAGAACGAATCGCACAAAGAATCTTGGGTATGGGTGATGTGTTAAGTTTGGTTGAGGAGGTTGAGAATAAGATCGACCGTGAGCAAGCTGAACGCATGGCAAAAAAACTCCAAAAAGGTGGTGAGTTTGACCTAGAGGACTTACTCAATCAGTTCCAGCAAATGAAAAATCTAGGCGGTATGGCAGGCTTTTTGGATAAAATGCCAGGCATGGGTGGTGCCGATTTACAAAAAGCGATGGAAGAAGCAAAACCTGAAGAGAAGGTTAAAGAGATGGAGGCACTCATTCACTCAATGACGCCATTTGAACGCCAAAACCCTGATAAGATTACCCCTAGCCGAAAACGCCGTATTGCTGCAGGCTCAGGCAAACAAATCCAAGATGTCAATCGCTTGCTTAAACAACACAAGCAGATGGCAAAAATGATGAAGATGATTAGCCGTCCTGATGGCATTGGCAAGATGATAAAAGCGGTGCAAGGTTTAACCAAAGGTATGTCGGGTGGCGGTGGGCCATTGTTTGGTGGTGCAGGTAAAGCTCAGGCAGGTATGAGTGAAGCACAGATGAAACAATCAATGGCTGAGTTGGGGCTTAATCCAAATAATATGCCAAGCATGGAGGAGATGCAAAAACGAATGCAAGCGATGGAAGGGCAATTTCCAAACTTTAAAAAGCGTTTTTGA
- a CDS encoding cytochrome C assembly family protein, which translates to MQLCQFKLKGVIKNARFLQFLSKLGVLVLSIYVITAIIYATVVGFLYQKLAKQQPINKQIFITALLIGAGLHAFLLFPQIITAYGLNLHIFNTISLISLFFLVFFVLFCLYRPIMSLGILAVPTALAGLSVGFFGRAPYEPLGELTSILQAHILLSFAAYCVLLMATVQAIILKLQIRELKHQTIHRFWVSKLPSLQSMENLLFDMILAGFVILSIALGLGFVSTYDIMAQHIAHKLFFSVLSWLIFGIFIIGHYRFGWRSKRAANFTIYGFILLAVGFVGSKAVLELLI; encoded by the coding sequence ATGCAATTATGCCAATTTAAATTAAAAGGTGTGATAAAAAATGCTCGTTTTTTGCAATTTTTATCCAAATTAGGGGTTCTTGTGCTTAGTATCTATGTCATCACTGCGATAATTTATGCAACAGTTGTTGGTTTTTTGTATCAAAAACTCGCCAAACAACAACCCATTAACAAACAAATTTTTATCACCGCCTTATTGATCGGTGCAGGACTGCATGCGTTTTTATTATTTCCGCAAATCATCACTGCCTACGGTCTTAATCTACACATTTTTAACACCATCAGCCTAATCAGTCTGTTTTTTTTGGTGTTTTTTGTGTTGTTTTGTTTATATCGCCCCATCATGAGTTTGGGCATACTTGCCGTCCCAACTGCTTTAGCTGGTCTTAGTGTGGGGTTTTTTGGGCGAGCACCGTACGAACCTTTAGGTGAGCTGACATCAATACTACAAGCCCATATTTTACTGTCTTTTGCTGCTTATTGTGTACTACTGATGGCGACTGTACAAGCAATCATTCTAAAACTACAAATCCGAGAGCTAAAACATCAGACCATTCATCGTTTTTGGGTAAGTAAGCTACCAAGTTTGCAGAGCATGGAAAACTTGCTTTTTGACATGATTTTAGCTGGCTTTGTGATTTTAAGTATCGCCTTAGGTCTTGGCTTTGTCTCAACTTATGATATCATGGCACAGCACATCGCTCACAAGCTGTTTTTTAGCGTGCTGTCATGGCTTATCTTTGGTATTTTTATCATCGGACATTACCGCTTTGGCTGGCGTAGCAAGCGTGCTGCTAATTTTACCATCTATGGCTTTATTTTACTTGCTGTTGGTTTTGTTGGCTCAAAGGCAGTGCTTGAGTTGTTGATATAA
- the dacB gene encoding D-alanyl-D-alanine carboxypeptidase/D-alanyl-D-alanine-endopeptidase: MYRQCLVAAFGLMAQVGLANSSEISNTSIQSIHDDIHEQALPHAIKAKMMAAGLSDEEISLWIEPLDGISIAKTPTQAIRRHTPIVRHRADKLRTPASTQKLITTLIALHTLGENHRWFTRIYPKGVILNGVLYGDLVIKGSGDPSMTHDRLVAMLEQVQKQGIRHIHGDIIIDNSAFTNVKYDIQAFDGQGFRAYNAAPNAFLVNFGTVEVDVLPSGHDKLVQIGNKKAIAFTPTDAQSAAVRVLPPLDDFDAPTQIAANHTSCLNDTKFHLTDTKLTILSGTRASCGRRSYWLTFADSDTLALKAVKGVWRSLDAKFSGHVRIQTDVDSPTIAWLSYPSRPLSEQIYLINQYSNNVMTEQVALSLPLSIPMSGQSKMSDYSRAFNFINKWWQTHLTTQPPIMSRASGLCRDCGITTSAMADLLIFAYHQPNFEVFKESLPIAGQTGTMLSLAERDASHPAIGRAYVKTGTLNNVKSLAGYVMDTQGRWYVLVAIINAPNVGHDSRATAVLDETLSYIATR, encoded by the coding sequence ATGTACCGTCAATGTTTGGTGGCAGCGTTTGGGCTGATGGCTCAAGTTGGGCTGGCAAATTCATCGGAGATTTCTAATACATCAATACAGAGCATTCATGATGATATCCATGAGCAGGCACTACCCCATGCCATCAAAGCTAAGATGATGGCGGCAGGGCTGTCTGACGAAGAGATAAGTCTGTGGATTGAGCCATTAGACGGCATTAGTATTGCAAAAACACCCACTCAAGCCATTAGACGACATACTCCAATCGTCCGCCACCGTGCCGATAAGCTGCGTACACCTGCATCCACCCAAAAGCTCATCACAACCTTGATTGCTCTGCACACTTTGGGGGAGAACCACCGTTGGTTTACTCGTATCTATCCTAAGGGTGTGATATTAAATGGGGTGCTGTATGGCGATTTGGTCATCAAAGGCTCTGGCGATCCTTCTATGACGCATGATAGACTTGTTGCCATGCTTGAGCAAGTACAAAAGCAAGGCATACGCCATATTCATGGTGATATCATCATTGATAACTCAGCTTTTACCAATGTTAAATACGACATTCAGGCTTTTGACGGGCAGGGGTTTCGTGCTTATAATGCTGCACCGAATGCTTTTTTGGTTAATTTTGGCACAGTGGAAGTTGATGTTTTACCATCAGGGCATGATAAGTTGGTACAGATTGGTAATAAAAAAGCCATTGCTTTTACCCCGACAGACGCACAAAGTGCTGCTGTGCGAGTGTTGCCACCACTTGATGATTTTGATGCACCAACTCAAATCGCTGCTAATCATACCAGTTGCTTAAACGACACCAAATTTCATCTGACGGATACAAAGCTGACCATCTTAAGTGGTACACGGGCTTCTTGTGGTAGGCGGTCTTATTGGCTAACTTTTGCTGATTCGGATACTTTAGCACTCAAGGCGGTAAAGGGTGTTTGGCGGTCACTAGATGCTAAATTTTCAGGTCATGTTCGCATACAGACGGATGTTGATAGCCCGACTATTGCATGGCTTAGCTATCCATCTAGACCGCTATCAGAGCAGATTTATCTTATTAACCAATACTCTAATAATGTCATGACCGAACAGGTGGCATTATCGTTGCCATTATCCATACCGATGTCAGGACAGTCTAAGATGAGCGACTACTCTCGTGCGTTTAACTTCATTAATAAATGGTGGCAGACACACTTAACCACGCAACCGCCCATCATGAGCAGGGCATCTGGATTGTGCAGGGATTGTGGCATTACAACAAGTGCGATGGCGGATTTGTTGATATTTGCTTATCATCAGCCAAATTTTGAGGTGTTCAAGGAGTCATTACCGATTGCAGGGCAGACAGGGACAATGCTGTCTTTGGCAGAGCGTGATGCTAGCCATCCTGCCATCGGTCGTGCTTATGTCAAGACAGGCACGCTCAACAATGTCAAAAGTTTGGCTGGATATGTGATGGATACACAAGGCAGATGGTATGTGTTGGTTGCCATCATCAACGCCCCTAATGTGGGGCATGATAGCCGTGCCACCGCTGTGCTTGATGAGACTTTGAGCTATATTGCCACACGCTGA
- the dcd gene encoding dCTP deaminase, with product MSIKSDRWIRQMATEHQMIAPFEPNQIRHNEQGDKIVSYGTSSYGYDVRCANEFKVFTNVHSAIVDPKNFDEKSFIDIVGDECIIPPNSFALARTVEYFKIPRDVLTICLGKSTYARCGIIVNVTPLEPEWEGHVTLEFSNTTNLPARIYAGEGVAQMLFFQSDEVCQTSYKDRGGKYQGQTGVTLPKT from the coding sequence ATGTCCATCAAGTCAGACCGCTGGATTCGTCAAATGGCGACAGAGCATCAGATGATTGCTCCGTTTGAGCCAAACCAAATCCGCCATAATGAACAAGGCGATAAAATCGTCAGTTACGGCACATCAAGCTATGGCTATGATGTTCGCTGTGCCAATGAGTTTAAGGTGTTTACTAATGTGCATTCCGCCATTGTTGACCCTAAAAACTTTGATGAAAAAAGTTTTATTGATATTGTCGGTGATGAATGCATCATTCCGCCAAACTCATTTGCATTGGCTCGTACGGTAGAGTATTTTAAGATTCCACGAGATGTGCTGACCATCTGTTTGGGCAAATCTACTTATGCACGCTGTGGAATCATCGTTAATGTTACACCCTTAGAGCCTGAATGGGAAGGCCATGTTACTTTGGAATTTAGTAATACCACCAATCTACCTGCACGCATCTATGCAGGCGAGGGCGTGGCACAGATGCTATTTTTTCAATCTGATGAGGTGTGTCAAACTTCCTATAAAGACCGTGGTGGTAAATATCAGGGACAGACAGGCGTTACATTACCGAAAACTTAA
- a CDS encoding Mrp/NBP35 family ATP-binding protein, which produces MFNPFKKKTTISMTDINKVMSEFTLYEQSLATYIDGHELSGDTLNLTLKVHKNANQAELEKVYHDLRSRLHLIGVGEVNLNVVLSDKVAPTGTKIDISGQQKTGVQNFNPNNSVQDGSDAMSEQSTPTKSVSRQSDIAVHPRIRHIIVVASGKGGVGKSTTTVNIALALQKLGKRVGILDADIYGPSVPDMLGVVGVKPAVENDQFVPIDAHGLAMLSIGSLLESDNTPVAWRGIKATGALMQLYNQTNWPHLDYLVIDMPPGTGDIQLTLAQRIPITGAVIVTTPQHIALLDAQKGMEMFFKTDIPVIGVVENMALHTCTNCGHVDAIFGENGGKGLAKRYQVPLLGQLPLATGIRENMDKGSPSVLLGDDFSVYYEHIANNIDGQIGKFDKGESGRIF; this is translated from the coding sequence ATGTTTAATCCCTTTAAAAAGAAAACAACCATCAGCATGACTGATATTAATAAAGTGATGAGTGAATTTACTTTATATGAGCAGTCGTTGGCGACTTATATAGATGGTCATGAGCTAAGTGGCGATACACTAAACCTAACCCTAAAAGTGCATAAAAATGCCAACCAAGCCGAGCTTGAAAAGGTGTATCACGACCTAAGGAGCAGACTGCATCTAATTGGTGTTGGGGAGGTAAATCTTAATGTTGTTTTGTCTGATAAAGTTGCCCCAACTGGCACAAAAATAGATATCAGTGGTCAGCAAAAGACGGGTGTGCAGAATTTTAATCCCAATAACAGTGTTCAAGATGGCAGTGATGCCATGTCAGAGCAATCTACACCCACCAAATCCGTCTCTAGGCAGTCTGATATCGCTGTGCATCCACGCATTCGCCATATCATTGTTGTGGCATCTGGCAAGGGGGGTGTGGGTAAATCTACCACCACTGTGAATATCGCCCTTGCTTTACAGAAGCTTGGTAAGAGAGTAGGTATCTTAGATGCCGACATCTATGGGCCATCTGTGCCTGATATGCTTGGTGTGGTAGGGGTAAAACCTGCTGTTGAAAACGATCAATTTGTACCAATAGATGCTCATGGGCTTGCTATGCTCTCTATTGGTAGCTTGCTAGAGAGTGATAATACCCCAGTGGCATGGCGTGGCATCAAGGCGACAGGTGCTTTGATGCAACTATACAATCAGACTAACTGGCCACATCTTGACTATCTGGTTATTGATATGCCGCCTGGTACGGGCGATATTCAGTTAACCCTTGCTCAGCGTATTCCGATTACAGGAGCGGTGATTGTTACTACGCCACAGCACATCGCTTTACTTGATGCTCAAAAAGGCATGGAAATGTTTTTTAAGACTGATATCCCTGTTATTGGTGTGGTGGAGAATATGGCACTACACACTTGCACGAATTGTGGTCATGTAGATGCTATTTTTGGGGAAAATGGCGGCAAGGGTCTAGCCAAGCGTTATCAAGTGCCATTATTGGGACAGCTTCCGCTTGCCACAGGCATCCGTGAGAATATGGATAAAGGCAGTCCAAGCGTGCTATTGGGTGATGACTTTTCGGTGTATTATGAGCATATCGCTAACAATATTGATGGTCAAATTGGTAAGTTTGATAAAGGAGAAAGTGGGCGGATATTTTAA